A stretch of Komagataella phaffii GS115 chromosome 2, complete sequence DNA encodes these proteins:
- a CDS encoding Phosphatidate cytidylyltransferase (CDP-diglyceride synthetase), producing the protein MEKTPAKVPDTSSKKDTPNSVVNEKEKKKQAFLVRAFWTLVMIAGMFFIIGAGHIWTILLVVLLQILVFKECITITTEKARIENLPFTASLNWYFLITSIYFLDGESLIYHSINKLQTEDYERVFEFFKFFIVNHRFISYCLYVLGFVFFVASLTKGYYKFQFAQLCITTMTLLLVVVQAHCIVNNILNGLIWFLLPVGLVIVNDIFAYLCGITFGRTQLIEISPKKTVEGFVGAWICTGAFSMILSYVFSKYTYLICPVEDNLSANWFTGMTCDPNPIFIPQIFKLPEVLVDLAARVDYQVDFVSFKPIYFHSMVLATFASLIAPFGGFFASGLKRAFKVKDFGDTIPGHGGITDRMDCQFLMGSFSYLYYETFISNNKVNIGTILQSIVINLSEDQIVILVQSLHKYLYKIGVINEDTYKQLVNLI; encoded by the coding sequence ATGGAAAAAACTCCGGCGAAAGTCCCAGACACCTCTTCGAAGAAAGACACTCCCAACTCTGTAGTcaatgaaaaggaaaagaaaaagcagGCCTTCCTGGTCAGAGCTTTCTGGACGTTGGTGATGATAGCAGGAATGTTTTTCATAATTGGAGCAGGCCATATTTGGACCATTCTGCTGGTGGTTTTGCTTCAAATATTGGTTTTCAAAGAGTGTATCACCATCACCACAGAGAAGGCTCGTATTGAGAACTTGCCCTTTACTGCGTCGTTGAATTGGTACTTTCTCATCACTTCGATTTACTTTTTGGATGGCGAAAGCTTGATCTACCATTCAATCAACAAATTGCAGACTGAAGATTACGAACGAGTGTTTGAGTTTtttaaatttttcattgtcaATCACCGTTTTATCTCCTACTGCCTTTACGTTCTCggatttgttttctttgttgcCAGTCTTACCAAAGGCTATTACAAGTTCCAATTTGCCCAATTGTGTATCACTACAATGACCCTATTACTAGTAGTCGTTCAGGCTCATTGCATAGTGAACAACATTTTGAATGGTTTAATTTGGTTCCTCTTGCCCGTGGGCTTGGTTATCGTCAACGATATTTTTGCCTACCTGTGTGGAATCACCTTCGGTCGTACTCAACTGATTGAAATTTCGCCGAAAAAGACCGTTGAGGGATTTGTGGGTGCTTGGATCTGCACTGGggctttttcaatgatcttGAGTTATGTTTTCTCAAAATACACTTACCTCATCTGTCCTGTGGAGGACAACCTGTCCGCTAATTGGTTTACTGGAATGACATGCGATCCTAATCCAATTTTCATCCCTCAGATCTTCAAATTACCAGAAGTTCTGGTGGATTTGGCTGCCAGAGTTGACTATCAAGTCgattttgtttcctttAAGCCAATTTACTTCCATTCCATGGTTCTGGCAACCTTCGCTTCATTGATTGCTCCATTCGGAGGTTTCTTTGCATCGGGTCTTAAAAGAGCTTTTAAAGTCAAGGACTTCGGTGACACAATTCCCGGTCACGGTGGTATCACTGATCGAATGGACTGTCAATTTTTGATGGGTTCTTTCAGTTACCTTTACTACGAGACCTTTATCTCCAATAATAAGGTCAATATTGGCACCATCTTACAATCCATTGTGATAAATCTGTCCGAAGATCAAATTGTTATATTAGTACAGAGTTTACACAAGTATTTATACAAAATTGGTGTGATCAATGAGGACACTTACAAACAGCTAGTGAATCTCATTTAG
- a CDS encoding Homeobox transcription factor has translation MSKETNFQFEDGSAPIANNFSQYENFASYNVSSLTGPEEYDVLVDFNEAASASLTPFGIGDNNMFFPELNVDQIVPVALNSDSGPPGRTDTPTHSLSRLSTLSDIAETNTTTTTTTALKNAPVLVPHSDTHSTNITTPSSGPPSSSQSRPNSRRSRASGERLALLMAEFKRNSSPTSAIRKELAFKTGMSERSVRIWFQNKRAKTRKMEKLQKSETTGSGSSSESKLSGITQQQSIPDGFSQDQAGSQIANIDDTQVTPTSLAGPSHDISPVLPVSINDSYALIDCKSILIGKWQRHKMGVPNTTLLERMTNLSPHFLIGFMRHVDLVLVLSKKNHELNYFFSGYFNKNRILFRIFFPLSSISSCSLVVSQTDMTDPSSQPSPQEKTDLRLELSASPKFAVFFYYDPLTGAENSNVWSICEDFSEGQNVQSAHMGVDGDQTPHILVGSLPSLHYLNNYIMNYNQGSVQSTPNEIFNSQVDLNIRQEPDSNYHLFSPASQQSQAAISNGLHQPVTGSRQPPHSQQQQQHQQLQQHVQQQQQQQQQQQHHQQLQQQQQQQQLQQQQHSQKQHEQKGRPQQLSQDPQIQRSQLSTQSLPGSTFNLKDDSEDFFGLTNNTSVPDDDQFLVSKDDLAELSKSVNLTEVPNDLVTSDLFEMHNAFNDQTDDASIFLN, from the coding sequence ATGTCCAAAGAGACCAACTTCCAGTTTGAGGATGGAAGTGCCCCCATCGCTAACAACTTCTCTCAATATGAAAACTTTGCCTCTTATAATGTCTCATCCCTTACGGGCCCCGAGGAATATGACGTTCTTGTCGATTTTAATGAAGCAGCGTCAGCTTCTCTAACTCCTTTTGGGATAGGCGATAATAATATGTTCTTCCCGGAGCTCAACGTCGATCAAATCGTCCCCGTTGCCCTCAACAGCGACTCAGGACCACCAGGAAGGACTGACACTCCAACACATTCTTTGAGTCGTTTATCCACCTTATCTGACATTGCTGAAACCAATACAACTACCACGACAACGACGGCACTCAAAAATGCTCCAGTGCTAGTACCCCATAGCGACACTCATTCAACGAACATCACCACTCCCAGCTCTGGTCCGCCCAGTTCTTCTCAGTCAAGGCCAAACTCGAGACGCTCCAGAGCATCAGGAGAAAGGCTGGCTCTACTGATGGCTGAATTCAAACGCAACTCAAGCCCAACTAGTGCTATACGCAAGGAACTTGCTTTTAAAACTGGGATGAGTGAACGTTCAGTCCGTATTTGGTTTCAGAATAAAAGAGCTAAAACCCGCAAGATGGAGAAGTTGCAAAAAAGTGAAACTACTGGCAGTGGATCTTCCAGTGAATCAAAGCTCTCAGGAATCACACAACAACAATCCATTCCTGATGGGTTCTCACAAGACCAAGCTGGGAGCCAAATAGCTAACATTGATGATACGCAAGTCACCCCTACTTCCTTAGCGGGTCCTTCTCACGACATATCTCCAGTTTTACCTGTCAGTATCAATGACAGCTATGCTTTGATTGACTGTAAGTCAATTCTTATTGGTAAATGGCAACGACACAAGATGGGTGTGCCTAATACTACCCTTCTTGAACGAATGACCAACTTGTCGCCCCACTTTTTAATCGGCTTCATGAGACACGTTGATTTAGTGCTGGTGCTCTCTAAAAAGAATCACGAGTTAAATTATTTTTTCTCCGGAtatttcaacaaaaacagGATCCTTTTCAGGATTTTCTTCCCCCtatcatcaatatcatccTGCTCCCTAGTTGTTAGTCAGACAGACATGACTGACCCGAGTTCACAACCATCTCCTCAGGAGAAGACGGATTTACGGCTAGAACTAAGTgcttctccaaagtttgCTGTTTTCTTCTACTATGACCCATTAACAGGCGCTGAGAATTCGAATGTTTGGTCTATTTGCGAAGATTTCAGCGAGGGACAAAACGTCCAGAGTGCCCATATGGGGGTTGACGGTGACCAAACTCCGCATATATTAGTTGGAAGTCTTCCAAGCCTGCATTACCTAAACAACTACATCATGAACTATAATCAGGGCAGTGTGCAGTCTACTCCAAATGAAATATTCAACAGTCAAGTGGATCTTAATATAAGGCAAGAGCCGGACTCAAATTATCATTTGTTCTCTCCTGCTTCTCAACAAAGCCAGGCCGCAATAAGTAACGGCTTGCACCAGCCAGTAACTGGTTCCCGTCAACCTCCTCATTcccaacaacagcaacaacatcaacaactgCAGCAGCATGtacaacaacagcaacaacaacaacaacagcaacagcaccaccagcaactacaacagcaacaacagcagcaacaacttcagcaacagcagcatTCACAGAAACAACATGAACAAAAAGGACGACCACAGCAACTATCACAAGATCCACAAATACAACGTTCGCAACTATCAACGCAATCATTGCCAGGTAGTACCTTCAACCTAAAAGATGATTCAGAAGACTTCTTTGGTTTAACTAACAATACCAGCGTTCCCGATGATGACCAATTCCTGGTTAGTAAGGACGATTTAGCGGAACTCTCAAAATCCGTAAACTTGACTGAGGTCCCAAATGATTTGGTGACTTCAGACCTTTTTGAGATGCATAACGCCTTTAACGACCAAACAGACGACGCATCAATCTTTCTTAACTGA
- a CDS encoding Nucleolar protein, component of the small subunit (SSU) processome containing the U3 snoRNA gives MSLSDQLSVIAKATQTLAVDRKSRVKLHSVSLIHDPKYAASQDYDSIFTTAVEALDDLESLDSRFSKFRASIFSDTSVTIDRLVQSKEQNKDLDRTVAAFLALLSPYWNLNIALQAAEWPLRRFSIHIHNAEVLLLSVLPYYDQPVFKRILHVLPSFPHFFEWLASFKKLGTNPPRRSMIKFFADTDFYKLYAQFVLTQVSRQNEYDRQLVFFLSMSVSAIGALAPEQNRFVILSPIVLETAGSLLNSTNNDARLTAYALLSVLSVATPLSRDVILASIDSILFNSNKYIASQALASVIKIYETLQERPLDILPEHVFEKLEKYYSFNSESETSQLFLSNPSNNRFLTAYLCSLISYRKVKDFSSEFFKQFVFSKAQLKRISQELSNLLISDSAIENLVSITSLVKFLLFLNEPLFVEVLSENGLDTSSLEMKLQCTLFSEQDFLSLATDKEDVTMEDKNTSYDEESIQKQKVKSYLFINSNDSQFEAALKPFFLSIEANKFDHFLANAFVSTEAAVSFLIRVSISQSYPLKSRIFSLHQLEKILKKQPAKTALHTLLPFLLVVLSDQSEVIRSAAVDIILFLNSRKSKSSKELFMVNEIYEPSKSREVAMLSAEDGHKVIAQLANLADSLKIDNEQLFRATTKSILKEKKLGPIFLTYVATNAKVITIPQVSYVLLSIVIAGVSSVKHASLSQLFEDTMKEYISERTKWEERCEITNFNVRSLDHQLLALVSPKDKSALAVNFLVSALSSKFQSLSVEAVLRLEQIFESFKEDQKLFIVQHVLEDGYSDTEEGEVSIYYDPLELLQSLELNGEIFTTILKDLTKTSTENVEANGGVAKRRRRSSASTRQAMKDKEIFNVASEHLKKLTIVLECLEKASASKRFESSLNLLKLLFNVLNELETLGADGKLPILYAQETLASTMLNIVKLLDAKKLDLSKVDSSSLRADMIVSTIRSSNSPQLQNKFLLVVAALASLSPEIVLHSVMPIFTFMGAQTLRQDDEFSSYVVENAISSVIPALAKLDNNKQSDEVEFLLSSFVSAFQHIPSHRRVKLFTKLANILGSNLSIHYILLLCGQQYAYFFAKHKIPETVALVNFASSFLKNFSPNDQLDVFKGYIGLWTQIPPQPLDKDSPLAIELGSRPIFTTQLVSSTAGELFNLRSCLIAFIDKALTNDDSLTGSSVPSLRLKIASVLCSQNRQEEIDNILSSFGALLEQVLSLLDSSSIQPETEISQGYYKLLTDLLGLLPIDQFVISIADIFGRGDTSNVSLNIKRHLTTLAGSKLELENTDNEKVKETIRDLIPILFDNIVTSTNVELTQASLDTLSIVFMKMNESLESSVFTRALEIITSEKKLLTQPAPELLISSINCVSTIINIVGVKMIGFFPKIIAPVFETFRSIETPSSDNEDFKSIDSDEDEEEQEELLDSESKELTETAILVLFSCMIRRIPAFLTPNIQEILELIFRADSVPESTRVSVLDAINAHVELSIVLKSLTSLWSNVSKLNPTSIGLFLYCMESTIEKIDKRSAINQATSFMKFLFATFEYRTRSKFEINTVNRIEASLFSSGIQYVMKLNDKTFRPIFASMGRWAFAGENAPHTLSEVDRLKAFFRFFNKMQDSLKGIITSYYSYILEDVIALLRRFSSGELVDLSLRRSTLVSLISSFKYDQQEYWHSQTRYDSVSKALADQLVNIEEDVGKQLVKALAFLAQDCSTDEHNKQLNDLLLKHLKSECKSREKYWTIQAVQLIYKKVGENWLSLLPQLIPLIAELLEDDDEEVEMLVRSNLVGVIEGVLGEPLDLY, from the coding sequence ATGTCTCTTTCTGACCAACTGTCCGTGATCGCCAAGGCGACTCAGACACTTGCTGTAGACAGAAAGAGCAGAGTCAAACTTCACTCCGTGTCGTTGATCCACGACCCCAAGTATGCCGCCTCACAAGATTATGATTCTATATTCACGACTGCTGTAGAAGCCTTAGATGATCTGGAGTCTTTGGATTCAAgattctccaagttcagaGCTTCGATATTCAGTGATACATCGGTCACTATCGACAGATTAGTGcaatcaaaagaacaaaataAAGATTTGGACCGAACGGTAGCTGCATTTTTGGCGCTATTGTCTCCTTACTGGAATCTCAATATCGCTCTCCAAGCTGCTGAATGGCCGTTGCGTCGTTTTTCCATCCATATTCACAACGCAGAAGTACTTTTGCTTTCAGTGTTGCCGTACTACGATCAGCCAGTCTTTAAGCGTATCCTCCATGTTCTTCCAAGCTTCCCacatttctttgaatggCTGGCtagtttcaagaaacttggTACTAATCCTCCCAGGAGATCCATGATCAAATTTTTTGCTGACACAGATTTCTACAAGCTATATGCACAATTCGTGCTAACGCAAGTTTCTAGACAGAATGAATACGACAGACAATTGGTGTTTTTTCTCTCCATGTCCGTTTCAGCCATAGGAGCATTGGCCCCAGAACAAAACAGATTTGTTATCCTTTCTCCTATTGTATTGGAGACAGCTGGTTCTTTATTGAATAGCACAAACAATGATGCGAGATTGACTGCTTACGCTTTGCTTTCTGTTCTGTCTGTTGCGACCCCTCTTTCCAGAGATGTTATTCTTGCCAGTATCGACAGTATATTattcaattccaacaaaTATATTGCTTCTCAAGCACTGGCATCTGTGATAAAGATTTATGAAACTTTACAAGAACGTCCTTTGGATATCCTCCCAGAACATGTGTTcgaaaagttggaaaagtacTACTCATTCAACAGTGAGTCTGAAACGTCTCAACTATTTTTGAGTAATCCCAGCAATAACCGATTTTTGACCGCATACCTGTGCTCTCTGATATCTTATAGAAAGGTCAAAGATTTCAGTTCCGAGTTTTTCAAGCAGTTTGTTTTTAGTAAAGCTCAATTAAAAAGGATCTCTCAGGAGTTGTCCAATCTGTTGATATCAGATTCTGCAATTGAAAACCTGGTTTCAATCACTAGTTTGGTCAAatttcttctcttcctcaACGAACctctttttgttgaagttctttCCGAAAATGGGTTGGATACTTCTTCATTGGAGATGAAGTTACAATGTACACTTTTCTCCGAACAGGATTTTCTCAGTCTTGCAACTGACAAAGAAGACGTCACGATGGAGGATAAGAATACCTCTTATGATGAAGAGTCTATCCAGAAGCAGAAGGTGAAGTCCTATCTGTTCATTAATAGCAATGATTCGCAATTTGAAGCTGCTTTGAAGccattttttctttccattgAAGCCAATAAGTTTGACCACTTTTTAGCAAATGCATTTGTATCAACTGAAGCTGCTGTCTCATTTCTGATAAGAGTATCCATATCTCAAAGTTACCCTTTAAAGTCCAGAATATTTTCGTTACAtcagttggaaaaaattcTCAAGAAACAGCCTGCTAAGACCGCTCTGCACACTCTTTTGCCATTTTTACTCGTCGTTTTATCTGATCAAAGCGAAGTAATTAGATCAGCTGCTGTCGATATAATTTTGTTCCTGAACTCGAGAAAGTCAAAGTCATCGAAGGAGCTCTTCATGGTTAATGAGATATACGAACCATCTAAATCTAGGGAGGTTGCTATGTTGAGCGCAGAAGACGGCCACAAAGTTATTGCTCAATTGGCTAATCTAGCCGATTCCTTGAAGATCGATAATGAGCAGCTATTTAGAGCCACAACCAAGAGTATtttaaaagaaaagaaactggGCCCAATCTTTTTGACATATGTGGCAACTAATGCTAAGGTGATAACTATACCACAAGTGTCATATGTGTTACTTTCAATTGTAATAGCTGGAGTTAGTTCAGTCAAACATGCATCACTGTCCCAGCTGTTTGAGGATACCATGAAAGAGTATATCTCTGAGAGGACCAAATGGGAAGAAAGATGTGAAAttaccaatttcaatgtGCGCAGCCTAGACCACCAACTGTTAGCATTAGTCTCACCAAAGGATAAATCTGCTTTGGCCGTCAATTTCTTAGTTAGTGCACTGAGTTCCAAATTCCAATCCTTATCTGTGGAGGCGGTATTAAGATTAGAGCAAATATTCGAGTCTTTCAAGGAGGACCAGAAGCTATTCATTGTGCAACACgttttggaagatggtTATTCAGATACAGAAGAGGGTGAAGTTAGCATTTATTACGATCCTCTGGAACTTTTGCAATCTCTGGAATTAAACGGCGAAATTTTTACCACCATTTTGAAAGACTTAACCAAAACTTCCACAGAGAATGTGGAAGCCAATGGTGGTGTAGCCAAgcgaagaagaagatcttctgCATCTACTAGGCAAGCTATGAAAGATAAAGAAATTTTCAACGTGGCTTCCGaacatttgaaaaaactcACGATTGTGCTAGAGTGCTTGGAGAAAGCGTCCGCTTCAAAACGGTTTGAATCTTCtctcaatcttttgaagctgttgTTCAACGTTCTTAATGAATTGGAGACTCTTGGAGCGGATGGTAAGCTTCCAATCCTTTACGCTCAAGAAACTCTTGCTTCTACTATGCTCAACATTGTAAAGTTGTTGGATGCCAAGAAATTAGATTTGTCAAAAGTGGATTCATCTTCCTTGCGTGCTGATATGATTGTCTCTACCATTAGATCTTCGAACTCACCTCAGCTCCAGAATAAGTTCTTGCTAGTCGTTGCAGCTTTGGCTTCATTATCACCTGAGATTGTTCTACACTCCGTCATGCCTATTTTTACTTTTATGGGGGCTCAAACCTTGCGCCAGGATGACGAATTTTCCAGCTATGTGGTAGAGAATGCCATATCAAGTGTTATCCCAGCTCTTGCCAAACTGGACAACAACAAGCAAAGTGATGAGGTTGagtttcttctctcaaGCTTCGTCAGTGCCTTCCAGCATATTCCTAGTCATAGAAGAGTTAAATTGTTCACCAAATTGGCCAACATTCTTGGAAGCAATCTTTCAATCCATTACATATTACTTCTTTGTGGTCAACAATATGCCTATTTCTTTGCCAAACACAAGATTCCAGAAACTGTTGCTCTGGTAAATTTTGCGTCAtcgtttttgaaaaacttctcCCCTAATGACCAGTTAGATGTCTTCAAGGGCTACATTGGACTTTGGACGCAGATTCCACCTCAACCTTTGGATAAGGATAGTCCTCTTGCCATAGAACTCGGATCTAGGCCTATCTTTACAACACAGTTGGTTTCCTCAACGGCAGgagaacttttcaatttgagaTCATGTTTAATCGCCTTCATTGACAAGGCTTTGACCAACGACGATAGCTTAACTGGAAGTTCAGTCCCTAGTTTACGTCTGAAGATTGCATCTGTTCTTTGTTCTCAAAACAGGcaggaagaaattgataATATTCTTTCCAGTTTCGGAGCTTTATTAGAACAAGTTTTGTCCTTGCTagattcttcttcgatACAACCTGAAACTGAAATCTCGCAGGGATACTATAAACTGTTGACTGATCTGCTTGGATTGCTGCCTATTGATCAATTCGTTATATCGATCGCTGACATTTTTGGTAGAGGTGATACATCTAATGTCTCTCTGAACATCAAGAGACATTTGACTACACTTGCTGGCTCCAAGCTTGAACTGGAAAACACTGATAATGAAAAGGTTAAGGAAACCATTCGAGATCTCATTCCAATTTTGTTTGATAACATAGTCACTTCCACTAATGTAGAATTGACGCAAGCGTCATTGGACACATTAAGTATTGTTTTCatgaaaatgaatgaatctttggaaagttcaGTGTTTACAAGAGCCTTGGAAATCATCACATCCGAAAAGAAGCTATTAACTCAGCCCGCACCTGAATTGTTGATTTCTTCCATTAACTGCGTTTCCACCATCATCAACATTGTGGGCGTCAAAATGATTGGATTCTTCCCTAAGATTATTGCCCCAGTATTTGAAACTTTTAGAAGCATTGAGACCCCTAGTTCTGACAATGAAGATTTTAAATCAATagattctgatgaagatgaggaagagCAAGAGGAACTTTTGGATTCAGAATCAAAGGAGCTAACCGAAACGGCTATTTTGGTACTTTTCTCCTGCATGATCAGGAGAATCCCTGCATTCTTAACTCCTAACATTCAGGAAATATTGGAACTGATTTTCAGGGCTGATTCTGTCCCAGAATCTACCAGAGTGTCCGTGCTGGACGCCATCAATGCTCATGTGGAGTTGTCTATTGTACTAAAATCATTGACTTCGTTGTGGAGTAACGTATCCAAACTGAACCCCACATCAATCGGACTTTTCCTGTACTGCATGGAGAGCACTATCGAGAAAATTGACAAAAGATCTGCTATAAACCAAGCAACTTCATTTATGAAGTTTTTGTTTGCAACCTTTGAGTATCGCACAAGATCCAAGTTTGAGATCAACACTGTAAACAGAATTGAGGCGTCCCTCTTTAGTTCTGGTATCCAATATGTGATGAAACTCAACGATAAAACTTTCCGGCCAATATTTGCTAGTATGGGTAGATGGGCGTTTGCAGGAGAGAATGCTCCTCATACTCTCTCTGAAGTTGATCGTTTGAAGGCATTCTTCaggttcttcaacaaaatgCAGGACAGTTTAAAGGGTATCATCACGTCTTACTACAGCTACATCTTGGAGGACGTTATCGCCTTACTAAGGAGATTCTCTAGCGGAGAATTGGTCGATTTATCACTTCGCCGCTCAACTTTAGTTTCCTTgatttcctctttcaaatacGACCAACAAGAATACTGGCACTCACAGACAAGATATGATTCTGTTTCCAAGGCATTGGCTGATCAGTTGGTAaacattgaagaagatgttgGCAAACAATTGGTCAAGGCCCTTGCATTCCTGGCCCAAGACTGTTCAACCGATGAGCACAACAAGCAATTGAATGACCTGTTACTGAAACACTTGAAGAGTGAATGTAAGTCAAGAGAAAAGTACTGGACTATTCAAGCTGTGCAACTGATCTACAAGAAGGTCGGTGAGAACTGGTTAAGTCTGCTACCACAGTTGATTCCTCTCATTGCAGAGCTATTGGAGgacgacgatgaagagGTTGAGATGTTGGTTAGAAGCAACTTAGTTGGAGTCATCGAAGGTGTCTTAGGAGAACCATTAGACCTATATTGA
- a CDS encoding Specificity factor required for Rsp5p-dependent ubiquitination has translation MRQFASDSNSNHFPKHPSLMSLLAEKDFNSSTFITVIVLISVAIIVTLTVVLLLVYRCTNRRRIRLSHENPGEFADENILQEEDDRAFLLLPPNEQELYFQARDFLRLNPIDETELALSQLLNIQERGISAWEFKPNANSIQEIDVVNKTELTFHPTSEVSIMSNLPIPKTSDVHYFEAKIYSLKDPITTLVSVGLATSPYPSFRLPGRHRYSLCYESDGSRRYNQPFPPNKENGLNHFPRFQEGDVIGVGYRVRSGTIFFTRNGKKLSESKIGGHVKNFKFSKLYPIIGATSVCSIHVNLGQYGFVYIEANVKKWGFAPLEGTGPPPPAYATFNRDILLERSDVDEEDLESRNADTQFPPNFWDIANFSSSDNENITLNTIDRDDPPLYSD, from the coding sequence ATGAGACAATTTGCCTCAGATTCGAATTCCAaccattttccaaaacatCCAAGTCTAATGTCTCTGCTAGCAGAGAAGGATTTTAATAGCAGCACGTTCATAACTGTTATTGTGCTCATCTCAGTTGCCATAATAGTCACACTGACCGTTGTTCTTCTCCTCGTTTACCGGTGTACAAACAGAAGGAGAATAAGGCTTTCACACGAGAACCCGGGAGAATTTGCAGATGAAAATATATTGCAGGAAGAGGACGATAGAGCATTCCTACTATTGCCTCCCAACGAGCAAGAACTCTACTTCCAGGCCCGTGATTTTTTGCGGCTGAATCCGATCGATGAGACCGAACTGGCCCTATCCCAACTATTGAACATACAGGAGAGAGGAATTTCAGCCTGGGAATTTAAACCCAATGCAAACTCCATACAAGAAATAGATGTGGTGAACAAAACTGAACTAACTTTTCATCCAACATCTGAGGTCTCTATCATGTCAAATCTACCAATACCCAAAACGAGTGATGTGCATTATTTTGAAGCCAAGATCTACTCACTGAAAGACCCTATTACAACACTAGTATCTGTCGGCCTAGCTACTTCTCCATACCCTTCTTTTAGACTTCCAGGAAGGCACAGATACTCTTTATGCTACGAATCCGATGGGTCTAGACGATACAATCAACCTTTCCCTCCCAATAAAGAGAACGGTTTGAATCACTTCCCTCGTTTTCAGGAAGGAGATGTCATAGGTGTTGGTTATCGGGTTCGCTCCGGTACTATTTTTTTCACCAGGAACGGGAAGAAACTATCAGAGTCTAAGATAGGGGGACATGtcaagaacttcaaattctccaaGCTCTACCCCATAATTGGTGCCACTAGCGTTTGTTCGATTCATGTCAACTTGGGCCAGTATGGGTTTGTCTACATTGAAGCTAACGTCAAGAAGTGGGGGTTCGCTCCGTTAGAAGGTACTGGACCACCTCCCCCCGCATATGCTACTTTTAACAGGGATATACTTCTGGAAAGATCAGATGTCGATGAAGAGGACCTGGAGTCCCGCAACGCCGACACCCAATTCCCTCCAAATTTTTGGGATATAGCCAACTTCAGTAGCAGTGACAACGAGAACATTACACTCAACACTATCGATAGAGACGATCCTCCACTTTACTCGGATTAA
- a CDS encoding Serine/threonine protein kinase, subunit of the transcription factor TFIIH: MTISYTKEKKVGEGTYAVVYLGKQLPSERNIAVKEIKVGTFKDGVDMSAIREVKYLQELKHQNVIELVDVFDEEGNINLVLEFLPMDLEIIIKDTSLLFQPGDVKSWMLMTLRGLHHCHRNFILHRDLKPNNLLISPDGELKIADFGLARSLSQPNERLTSNVVTRWYRAPELLFGARHYTEVIDVWAVGIIFAELMLRTPYLPGKDDADQLTVTFQALGTPTDKTWPGVSTLPLYKSLHVYPEPSRAELLNRFGAASEEALNLMIAMTRMDPNKRCSTEEALTCKYFTEYPPPTKPINLPMKTQKKRESEEDYESNKR; this comes from the coding sequence ATGACTATATCCTATACCAAGGAGAAAAAGGTTGGTGAAGGTACCTATGCCGTAGTATATCTTGGTAAACAGTTGCCATCGGAGAGAAATATTGCCGTTAAGGAAATAAAGGTTGGTACTTTCAAGGACGGAGTAGATATGTCTGCAATCAGAGAAGTCAAATACCTTCAAGAACTAAAACATCAGAACGTAATAGAATTGGTTGATGtatttgatgaagaaggGAATATAAACCTGGTTTTGGAATTCCTGCCCAtggatttggaaataatAATCAAAGACACCTCCCTGTTGTTTCAACCGGGAGATGTGAAATCTTGGATGTTGATGACCTTGAGGGGCTTGCATCACTGTCACCGAAATTTCATTCTACACAGAGATTTGAAGCCCAATAACCTACTCATAAGCCCAGATGGGGAGTTGAAGATTGCAGATTTTGGTTTGGCAAGGTCATTAAGCCAGCCTAACGAGAGGCTCACCAGTAATGTGGTAACTAGGTGGTATAGGGCACCAGAGCTATTGTTCGGAGCTAGACATTATACTGAAGTCATCGATGTCTGGGCTGTAGGTATCATTTTTGCTGAACTCATGTTGAGGACCCCTTATCTACCAGGAAAAGACGATGCTGATCAGTTGACAGTAACATTTCAGGCATTAGGTACTCCAACAGATAAAACGTGGCCAGGAGTTTCCACGTTGCCCCTCTACAAATCCCTACACGTGTACCCCGAGCCCTCAAGAGCAGAACTACTCAACCGCTTCGGAGCAGCTTCAGAGGAAGCGTTAAATTTGATGATAGCTATGACTAGGATGGATCCTAACAAGCGTTGTTCCACAGAGGAAGCTTTGACTTGTAAATACTTTACGGAATATCCACCTCCAACAAAGCCTATAAATCTCCCCATGAAAACCCAGAAAAAACGAGAGTCGGAAGAAGATTACGAAAGTAATAAGCGTTGA